The following DNA comes from Methanosarcina vacuolata Z-761.
GGAAAAAACATCTATAAAGTCTCAAGGTACTTTTTTCTCCTTGAAAATACTGACAGCAATTAAACATAAATTGTTGTATCCTCTTCAAATTGAGTGGAAATCTCTCACCTTCCACTCAACGAGCTTTTTTCTCTGATTAGTTGAGATAAAGATGGAATCTCGAATATGTTGTCGACTCTATCACATATGTACCGATATGCGTTTACACCCAGTTTCTTTGCTGTCTGAACAATCGTCATAAATGTGTCATTTGCTTTTGTTTCTTCCTCTGTTATGGTTTGAAGGCTCACATCCCATTTTCTTCTCTTTGATCTCTCGCCGCCAGTTTCCCTGAATTGTTATGCAGCGGAACTTCTATACTTTGATGATATGCTGCAATTGCACAGATTTCAGGAACCTTCTTCCTAGTAGTTTTATATCCACTAAGTGAGAAAACACAATCCAGTTTTCGACGCATTTCGTCGTCACTGAATATTTTGTTTTTAAACATACATGAAATTCTTCGAATTACAGGCACAAAGAAATGAAAGTGCTTTTCACCTCACCCTTTTTTGACTATCGATTTCGTCATTACCTTAGTAGTAAGGTTGTCCTAACTATGGTTTTTCAAACCATTGCTAAACTAATCAGTAAATTGACATAGAAGGCTTAAATTTGAATAAGGAACCGAAAATTAAAAAGAGCATCGGAATCCAGTTTTGTTCCGTACTTTCATGCTAATAAGTGTTTCTCAATGACTTTTCCAGTTTTGTTGGGTAGTATATAGAGAAAACTGTAATTTTGAGCAGGGAAAAAGTGAAAAATCACTAGATTATGGAACTGAGTCTACTCAGCTCAATAAAAATAAAGGTTTAAGGCTCAAGAATAAAGAAGTAGAGATTTTAAGTTCAATAAAATAAAAATAGAACCTTTAATTTCCTCAAAGATATAGAGCTCTTAAACTTAATTATAGTCATAAGGTTTTTTATGTGTTTTCCAGGGGAAATGATTCGGTTATGAATTCTTTAAATATTTTTTTAGATTTTTCAAATCCGGTATACACTCCATCCAGGCGCTGCTCCGAGATATTCGGCTTTTTTGACAGGGTGATGCCGTCTAAGAGCTGGTTAAAGTTATTCTCCAGGCCTCTTATCTTTTCAGCCGGATTGTCGTCCAGGTCAGAAAGAGAAAGTTTTTCCAGATTATCCTCGAAAGTGTATTTAGCTATATCCAGGCCTTTATTAACTCCTTCTTTAAAGTCTGAATAAGCCTGATAGTCTTTATTCCTTTCAATGCAGACATTAAATTTCCTGATGAGATCCTTCATTTTTTGAGTATCCAAAATCTTCGCTTCTTTTTTTTAAGTGACTTTGATTTGTGAAATCTTTTTTAGATTGGATATGTAAGAGTTTCAAATTTGTAGAAACGCTAAATTATGAATTTAAACTATGATTTATGAATTCTAATAATATTCATCATTTATAATATTAATTATTCCATAATAATTGCATAAAGCGCTTTCATGCTTTATATACTAAATGTATACAGTGTTAATATAATATTTAAGATATAATATACAAAAATAGCATTTACAAGTATATTAATCTTTTGATATAATTTATCAGACGGTAAATTGTTAAATTGGGCTAAATAATGGAAACATTTCATTGAGTTTTTAGATATTCCTTTTATTGTTCACAGAATTTCAAGCATCAGAAACCAGCTTATGACAAACCTGACCAATCCGTAGATATAATTTTTAAAATTTTGCAAAGTTAATTATGAGATACGCAAAAGAAGACATTCCACATAGGAAAAACACTATTAATGCGGTTCTTGCCTGAGATTTAGTTTTAAATTTTAACTCGAAAGGCCCATCAATACTTATATCTTTTTTTAATATTATCGATTCTGTTCCAAAATCTAGTGATTTTTGCATTTTTGGATTGAAAATCTGAATTCGCAAGAAGAATCCAGTTATCATCAAAACCAATATTCGATATCTAAAGACTTCAATTCTTAAGTCGTATCACAAGGATTGTGACTAATTACAAGGTCCAATGATTTTGAACTTTACATTCATCACTAGATTTTGGTACTGAGTCATATTATCGTTTGTTTTTTTAATATTATCGTTTGTTTTTTTGATATTATCGTTTGTTTTCTTGGTACACCAGCAAAAGGAGATGTGCTTTTGTTAAACTCTGAACTCTATTACTTTTTTAATATCGATTTTAAGGAATTTTATTCAGGAACATAAATAAGAAATTTAGGTTAAAGTTATGCAAATGATATTTTTAATCTCTTACAAGGTATATATTTAGTAAACCTTGCTCTCAAATACTCTTATATACAAATAACTATAAATGAAAATATATGAAAGGATTTTCTATAAATATCGAAGAAGCCACTCTGGAAAACAGTAATTTCCGCAAGGTACTCTATACCTCAAAACACAGCCAGCTGGTACTTATGAGCCTCAAGCCCGGGGAAGAAATCGGGATGGAAGTGCATGAGGAAAACGACCAGTTTTTCCGTTTTGAGCAGGGGAAGGGGAAGTGCATAATTGACGGTAACGAATACGAACTAAGTGACGGCGTTGCAGTAGTTGTGCCGGCCGGTGCTCAGCACAATGTCATCAATACTTCGGAAACAGAGGAGCTGAAACTCTATACAATCTATTCACCGGCGCACCACAAGGACGGAATCGTGCGTGCGACAAAAGAAGAAGCCGAAGCCAATGAAGCGGAATTCGATGGAGTAACTACGGAATAACAGTTTATTCTGCAGTGGCCATTGATAATCGAATCTAAAATACTTTGTTTTTTATAAAAATTGTATTTTTTTCTCTTTTTTGTTAATCTCTTTTTTGAACATTCACTTACTTTATGTGAGGTTTAATGCTGGTTAACGTGTGGCTCAACTCTACCGACACATCTTGAAAATGAAATGTCGATCTGCCGAAAGTCGGCTCGAACATTACCTATTAACCGGGCGATATTCAGATTATAACCTCGGACACAGGTCTTCTCAGAGATCTGGGAAGAGACTCTGCATATCCCAGGCGTAGTAAAAGCTGGGGGTGCATGTTGCCTGCGGACAATAGCTTTTGTAACGTCTTTTTGAGTTCCGGCACTTCACACGGCTGATTTATGTGGGCGTTTTTGATACCAAGAGCTGTGGCACATAATGCCAGCCTTTCAAAACTTCGCCCTGTATTGATCCAGGAGTTGATATCATCGTTTTCCGACAGTAAGACCATCAACACAGACGAGCTTCTGATGTGTTTTTCATCCTTTTTCGATTGGCCCTTAGCATTCAAAAAGAATTTCATGAATAGTTTCCCTATGAAGCGAGGCGATGACGGGTTTCCCATGGCCTTTGAGCTAAGACCATCACGATATCTGTTTGCTTCGGCCTCGTTGAATCTTATCCATGAAATCAGTTCCTGCATAAAATCCCGGTCATTCATCTGTATGCTGTTGCCTTCCTTAACAAGCTCTATTATCCCTTCTATTTTTTCCGGTTCAGTCACAAAAAGCACCGACACTCCCTGCTCTAATGGCAGTGATGCAAGCCTTTCCATATCAGCTCCAGGAATAGGTCTTCCATCATATTGTCTTCGAGTACTCTGCTTTATAGGGATAGCATTGAAAAGCCAGTCATTATTGGCTTTACCTTCTGCAAGCTCTAGATTTACAGAAATAGCCCCGTCCTCAAAAGAGTATCCCACCAGTGCTCTGTACCCTTCATGCTCGGCAGCTATTACCAGATTCTCCAGTGCACATCCGAGGCTTATATATAGCTCCCTTTCCAGGGGGTCAACAACCGGGAGTCTCCTTGAGATCTCTGGATAAATAAAAATTGTATTCTCTTTTATCCTGAACTTCCAGGGCTGTGTATTGTGCCCCGAA
Coding sequences within:
- a CDS encoding cupin domain-containing protein, whose protein sequence is MKGFSINIEEATLENSNFRKVLYTSKHSQLVLMSLKPGEEIGMEVHEENDQFFRFEQGKGKCIIDGNEYELSDGVAVVVPAGAQHNVINTSETEELKLYTIYSPAHHKDGIVRATKEEAEANEAEFDGVTTE
- a CDS encoding Acg family FMN-binding oxidoreductase, coding for MPDMTALLHHAVMAPSGHNTQPWKFRIKENTIFIYPEISRRLPVVDPLERELYISLGCALENLVIAAEHEGYRALVGYSFEDGAISVNLELAEGKANNDWLFNAIPIKQSTRRQYDGRPIPGADMERLASLPLEQGVSVLFVTEPEKIEGIIELVKEGNSIQMNDRDFMQELISWIRFNEAEANRYRDGLSSKAMGNPSSPRFIGKLFMKFFLNAKGQSKKDEKHIRSSSVLMVLLSENDDINSWINTGRSFERLALCATALGIKNAHINQPCEVPELKKTLQKLLSAGNMHPQLLLRLGYAESLPRSLRRPVSEVII